AGATCCTGATCAACGGAAAACCGTACTCCGGCCCCGTGTTGGCTTCGTACGACGGTTTCGCCCCCGAGTACGAGGAGACCTACGCCTACGCCTCCCAGGCTCTTCAGGGGGTGGCTCACATCAAGATCACGGCCCCGGGCCTGTGGGGCGTGCGTGCCATGAAGACGGATCTGCCCGGCAAGGAGGGCGAGTACGATTCCGTCACGATCAAGTCTTTCCTGATTTTTGAAGTGAAGTAGGATGCGCAGGAATTTCGAAGGGATGCTGCTGCTCGGGCTGACGGTGATCGTCGGCCTGAGCCTTCTCGCGTCGAAAGGGGCCGAAGCGCACGGAGTGGGCTACAAGGAGTCCGAGCTGAGGCCGATCTCGCTGGAGTTCTTTTACTCGACGGGGGAGCTGATGAGCTACCTGGAGGCCAAGGTCTTTTCCCCGTCCGACGAGAAGGTCGCCTACCAGTCCGGGCGCACCGACGAGGATGGGCGCTTCGCGTTTACCCCCAACAAGCCCGGGGCGTGGCGGGTCGTCGTGACCGATGACGAGGGGCACAGGGCCGAGGCGCAGATCGACGTGACCGAGGAGCTCATGAAGGCCGGGGCTTCCGCCGCGGCTGGAGCGGGTTCGGCCGTCCGGGAGAAGAAGGCGGCCCCCGAGGGGCTGGACCTCTATCTCCGGGCAGGGCTGGGCGTCAGCCTGCTCTTCAACATCGCATCGCTCGTCCTCCTGGCGCGCCGCAGGAAGGCGGTCTGAGCCCATGCATATCAGCGAGGGCATCCTCTCGACTCAGGCGCTGGCCGCCGGCTGGGCGATTGCGGGGATCGGCACCGGGATCGGTCTGAAGAAGCTCGATTCCGATAAGATTGTGCGCGTGGCTTTTTTCTCGTCGGTATTCTTCCTGGCCTCTCTGATCAACGTTCGGATCGGTCCCAGCTCGACCCATCTCTCCCTCATCGCGCCAATGGGACTGATATTGGGATGGTCCGCCTTTCCCGCGGTGATGACCGCCCTTGTACTTCAGGCCTTTCTGTTCCACTTCGGAGGGATTCTGGTGCTGGGGGCGAATACGGTGGACATTGCCCTTCCTGCGCTCGCGGTCTACCTTCTCTTCGCCGTTCCGATCCGAAGGAGCAGCGCCAGGACCGCTTTTGTCCTCGCGTTCATAGCCGGTGCCCTGGCCGTCCTGCTCTGTGCCCTGGGAGTGGGGACCTTTCTTGGAATGACGAACGAGAACTTTATGGGTATCGCCAAGACGGTGTTCGTCGCCCATCTTCCCTTGGCCCTGATCGAGGGGGCCATCACGGCGTTCATGGTCGCCTACATGAAGCGCTCGGCCCCTGAGCTCCTGATGGGCGTGGAACGTTAGGCGGAGAATGAGGTTCGACGCAGACGGATTTAACGCCGAAGCGACGGCCACGCGGCTCGACGTGTTCGATCCGCGCGCCCGTGTCCTGTGCGCCTTGGCCCTGGCTGTCGTTCTGGCCTCGCTTCGGTCGTTTCCGCCCCTGTTGTGCGGGTCCCTCATCCCCTTGATCCTGCTGTTCCGGGACGAGGGAGGGATGCTGAGGAGCGTCTTGCCGCGCCTGAACGTCGTCGGTGTTTTCGTCGCGCTGCTCCTGATGCTCACCTATCCCGGAGAACGGTTTTGGCGGGTCTTCTCGGTGGAGGGACTGGAGCTGGCCCTTCTGGTCGTCTTCAAACTCAACGTGATCTCGATTCTGCTGATTCGGATGGTCGTGGCGCTCGGCGTGGAACGGATCGAAAACGTCCTGGCCCGCTTCGGCCTCTCCGAGAAGCTTCGGGTGCTCCTGCTGCTCACCACGCGCTGCATCTTCCTTCTTGCGGAACGTACGGAGACGATGGTGAGGGCCGTGCATCTGCGCGCTCCCGAGCTCAGAGGAACCTTGATGTTCAAAGCTTTTGCCTGCATGTTGGGCACGACGTTGCTGCACAGTTCGGACCGTGCCGAGCGTACGATGCTGGCCATCCGCTGCCGGGGCGGGCTGGCGGGGTTTTCCCAGTGCCGTCCCCTGTGCTGGAGCAGGATCGATACCCTGCTTTGCCTGTCTTTCTGCCTGAACATCGCGGTGATCCTGTGGTGTTGCCTGTTATGGAGGCCATGAACGGATGCGTCCATTGAACGACGAGACAAAAGGGCCGGATTTTCCCGGCGGGTGTCCTTTGGAGGTGCGCGGGCTTCGTTACGTCTATCCCGATGGGCACCAGGCCCTGAACGGGGTATCCTTCGTGTTGCGGGCGGGGGAGAAACTCGCTCTGGTGGGGCCCAACGGCTCGGGAAAATCCACGCTCATGCTCCACCTGTCCGGGTGTCTCGCCGCTCAATCGGGAGAGGTGCTTTTGCGGGGCGAGCCGGTCGGAAAGGACCTGAAACGCCTGCGGCGCACGGTTGGGCTGATCTTCCAGGATCCGGACGATCAGCTTTTCATGCCGCAGGTCCTGGAGGATGTGGCCTTCGGGCTGGTGGCGCACGGGATGGAGGTCGTGGAGGCCCAGGGTAGGGCCGCGGCGATCCTCGAGGCTCTGGACGTCGCGCATCTGTCCGGACGTCCCCCTCACAGGCTGTCGGGCGGGGAGAAGCGCATGGTCGCCCTGGCCGGGATTCTGGTCATGCAGCCGGATATCGTGGTCTTGGACGAGCCCTCGGCCGCGCTGGATCCCAGCGCACGGCGCCGGGTGATCGAGGCGCTCTCCGGGCTGGACAAGCCGATGATCCTGGCGACGCACGACCTGGATATGGCCCTCGACGTCTGTGACCGGGCGATCGTGATGTATGAGGGGCAGGTGTCGGCCGATGGGGAGCTTCGGGAGGTGCTGCGCGACGAGGCCCTGCTTCGGCGCAACGGCCTGGAGCTGCCGCTGCGCTATGCCGCCCTGTCCGAGGTCCCTTAAACCCTCCCTCCTTCCAAACGGGGCCGCACAGACGAGCCGCCCCTCGAACGAGGGGCGGCTCGTCTGTGTCATTTTTCGTGGTCCTTGCCGCGCCAGAAGATCCGCAGCGGGGAGCCGGTGTAGTCCTCCAGAGCACGGAGTTCCTTTCGGACGTGATTCTCGAAGGACGTGTCGACGATGCCGGGGTCGTTGACGAAGAAGACGAATGTGGGCGGTTCCACTCCGGACTGAAGGCAATAGTAGATCTTGAGGGCCTTCCCCCTCTTGCTGGAGGGCAGGCGATCGAAGGCCAGAACGTCCCGCATCAGGCGATTCAACGCGTTTGTCGGGATACGGCGTCTGCGGTTTTCGAAGACGTTTACGGCTGTTTGGGCGATCTTCTGGACGCCCCGGCCGTTCAGGGCGGAGGTAAAAAGGATCGGGGCCCAGGTCAGGAAGGGCATATCCTCCCGTATCCGTTTCGTCATGGTGTCGCCGGGCCGGTCCCTGCCGGACAGGAGGTCCCACTTGTTCAGGACCAGGATCAGCCCCTTGCCCTTCTCGACCACGTGCGCGGCGATCTTCTTGTCCGAATCCGTGCAGGGGGTTGCGGCATCCATCAGCAACAAGGCAACATCGGAACGGTCCACCGCCGCCAGGGTCCGCACGAAAGAGTAGTACTCCAGGCTGCTGTCCATCCGGCCTCTCTTGCGCAGGCCGGCCGTGTCGATCAGGCGGAAGCGCCGTCCGTCCAGCTCCACCGAGGTGTCGACCGGATCGCGGGTCGTGCCGGCCACGGGGCTCACCAGCGAGCGCTCGGAGCCGACCAGGCGGTTCAGCAGGCTGGACTTGCCCACGTTGGGGCGCCCGACGATGGAGAGGCGAATCCCGTCCTCGTCCCCATCCGTCTCCGCCTCCTCGGGCAAAAGAGCGAGCAGCTCGTCCAGCAGGTCCTCCAGGTTCCGTTTGTGGAGGGCGCTCACCCCCACCACGTGCTCGAACCCCAGGGCGTAGGCGTCCGTCACGTGCACCTCATGCTTGAGGTCGTCCATCTTGTTGACGGCGACCACAACGGGTTTTCGGCTGCGGCGCAGGAGGTGGGCCACCCCCTCGTCCGCCGGGGTCACGCCGGCGTGCCCGTCGATGACCATCAAAAGCGCGTCGCACTCCTCGATGGCCTCCTTGACGTGGGCCTCGATCCCTGCGCTGAACGCACTTTCCTCGCCCAGAATGCCGCCCGTGTCCACGACGTAAAAGGACCGGCCGCGCCACTCCGCCTCGCCGTAAAGACGGTCGCGGGTAACGCCGGGCGTGTCGTCGACGATGGCCTCCCGGCGTCCGATGATCCGGTTGAAGAGCGATGATTTGCCGACGTTGGGCCGGCCCACAATGGCGACGATGGGCATGCTATTGGTCCAGCATGTAGTCGGCAAGCTCCCCGCCCTCGAGTCCGGCTCCGAGGGCAAGGGCGAGCCGGATTCGGGCCTGGAGGGGCGAGAATCTCCCTGCGCTGATCAGCCCCATCTCCAGCAATCGCGCAGCGCTGCCCTCGAAGTCGGCGTGCGTCTGGACGCGCCCGATCGGGCAGCGGGAGGCGAGGACCACGGGGGTACCGGTACGGAGGACCTTGCGCAGGAGAGGAACCCAGGAGGGGGGGACGTCCCCGTTGCCGAACCCGGCCACGACGATCCCCTCGACCTCCTCGATGCGCTTGTCCAGGAGCGCGTTCAGCAACACATCTCCGCCCCCCAGGGAGGCGTCGACGATCTCGACGACCCGGGCCGGGACGGTTTCGATGTCCAGAACCTTTCCGCGCCTGGGGGAACGCAGGGGCTGAAGATCCCCCGAGGGCTCGATGAACTCGCTCAGCGGGCCGCAGGGGAAGGAGAGAAAGCCGGAGCGGCTGAAATTGGAGAACTGGACGAGGTCGGCGGCCGCGTAGAGCGCGTCCTGGATGCAGACGACGGCGCCCTGCCCCCAGCAGATTTCGGAGAGGGCCGCACGTACGGATTGAGCCAGATGCAGGGTGGTCTCGCTGCCGGATACGCCCGCGTTGAAGATGGAGGCCGTGAAGATCAGCGGCTGGGGAAAACTCCACACGAGGTCGGCGAAGTAGGCAAGCTCCGTCAGGGCCT
The sequence above is drawn from the Fretibacterium sp. OH1220_COT-178 genome and encodes:
- the cbiM gene encoding cobalt transporter CbiM, with the translated sequence MHISEGILSTQALAAGWAIAGIGTGIGLKKLDSDKIVRVAFFSSVFFLASLINVRIGPSSTHLSLIAPMGLILGWSAFPAVMTALVLQAFLFHFGGILVLGANTVDIALPALAVYLLFAVPIRRSSARTAFVLAFIAGALAVLLCALGVGTFLGMTNENFMGIAKTVFVAHLPLALIEGAITAFMVAYMKRSAPELLMGVER
- a CDS encoding energy-coupling factor transporter transmembrane component T family protein; this encodes MRFDADGFNAEATATRLDVFDPRARVLCALALAVVLASLRSFPPLLCGSLIPLILLFRDEGGMLRSVLPRLNVVGVFVALLLMLTYPGERFWRVFSVEGLELALLVVFKLNVISILLIRMVVALGVERIENVLARFGLSEKLRVLLLLTTRCIFLLAERTETMVRAVHLRAPELRGTLMFKAFACMLGTTLLHSSDRAERTMLAIRCRGGLAGFSQCRPLCWSRIDTLLCLSFCLNIAVILWCCLLWRP
- a CDS encoding energy-coupling factor ABC transporter ATP-binding protein codes for the protein MRPLNDETKGPDFPGGCPLEVRGLRYVYPDGHQALNGVSFVLRAGEKLALVGPNGSGKSTLMLHLSGCLAAQSGEVLLRGEPVGKDLKRLRRTVGLIFQDPDDQLFMPQVLEDVAFGLVAHGMEVVEAQGRAAAILEALDVAHLSGRPPHRLSGGEKRMVALAGILVMQPDIVVLDEPSAALDPSARRRVIEALSGLDKPMILATHDLDMALDVCDRAIVMYEGQVSADGELREVLRDEALLRRNGLELPLRYAALSEVP
- the der gene encoding ribosome biogenesis GTPase Der; the encoded protein is MPIVAIVGRPNVGKSSLFNRIIGRREAIVDDTPGVTRDRLYGEAEWRGRSFYVVDTGGILGEESAFSAGIEAHVKEAIEECDALLMVIDGHAGVTPADEGVAHLLRRSRKPVVVAVNKMDDLKHEVHVTDAYALGFEHVVGVSALHKRNLEDLLDELLALLPEEAETDGDEDGIRLSIVGRPNVGKSSLLNRLVGSERSLVSPVAGTTRDPVDTSVELDGRRFRLIDTAGLRKRGRMDSSLEYYSFVRTLAAVDRSDVALLLMDAATPCTDSDKKIAAHVVEKGKGLILVLNKWDLLSGRDRPGDTMTKRIREDMPFLTWAPILFTSALNGRGVQKIAQTAVNVFENRRRRIPTNALNRLMRDVLAFDRLPSSKRGKALKIYYCLQSGVEPPTFVFFVNDPGIVDTSFENHVRKELRALEDYTGSPLRIFWRGKDHEK
- a CDS encoding asparaginase domain-containing protein, coding for MSNRDKIALILAGGQIVHRREGSSKEKIPLGQAELECFLPEEYRESIALQDWSFQPLSYYTLRMCSDLTQLAASQVKEGAKGIVITCSTQALTELAYFADLVWSFPQPLIFTASIFNAGVSGSETTLHLAQSVRAALSEICWGQGAVVCIQDALYAAADLVQFSNFSRSGFLSFPCGPLSEFIEPSGDLQPLRSPRRGKVLDIETVPARVVEIVDASLGGGDVLLNALLDKRIEEVEGIVVAGFGNGDVPPSWVPLLRKVLRTGTPVVLASRCPIGRVQTHADFEGSAARLLEMGLISAGRFSPLQARIRLALALGAGLEGGELADYMLDQ